A genomic window from Gossypium hirsutum isolate 1008001.06 chromosome D10, Gossypium_hirsutum_v2.1, whole genome shotgun sequence includes:
- the LOC107915942 gene encoding uncharacterized protein isoform X1 translates to MAHGDKDLKLDIENEPITGEEEEYHKRNPILGLKNMAELLLAKARGSFTQGSSDDGVSLSSDASNSGSVYAKNMQAMTSMNVVGHDHNIKDDGKENKLVKEKCKSLSNKKSPKPPRPPRSPSLDAADPKLIRELAELARLKRARIKRMKALKNIKITKGTPPSSRNMLALVFIILFCIVIIFQGMPSKATPMASQGSHVPVRATERVPTSVSFLRNPLSNGLCCWFSC, encoded by the exons ATGGCTCATGGGGATAAAGATTTAAAACTTGACATTGAAAATGAACCGATCACTGGTGAAGAAGAAGAATACCATAAACGAAACCCTATTTTAGGCCTTAAAAACATGGCAGAACTGCTGCTTGCTAAGGCTAGAGGCAGTTTCACCCAAGGGTCGTCGGACGATGGAGTGTCTTTGTCTAGTGATGCTTCGAATTCAGGTAGTGTTTATGCGAAGAACATGCAGGCAATGACGAGCATGAATGTTGTGGGACATGATCATAATATCAAAGATGATGGTAAAGAGAATAAATTAGTGAAGGAGAAATGTAAAAGTTTGAGCAATAAAAAATCCCCTAAGCCTCCACGACCTCCGAGATCGCCATCATTGGATGCGGCCGACCCGAAGTTAATCCGGGAGTTAGCCGAACTTGCGAGATTAAAGCGCGCGAGGATCAAGCGGATGAAAGCCTTGAAGAATATTAAGATTACTAAGGGAACACCTCCTTCTAGTCGCAATATGCTTGCCTTGGTGTTTATCATCCTTTTCTGTATTGTCATAATCTTTCaag GAATGCCATCCAAAGCTACACCAATGGCTTCCCAAGGATCTCATGTGCCGGTAAGAGCAACAGAGAGAGTTCCCACTTCAGTTTCATTCCTTCGAAACCCCCTA TCTAATGGACTTTGTTGCTGGTTTAGCTGCTGA
- the LOC107915942 gene encoding uncharacterized protein isoform X2: MAHGDKDLKLDIENEPITGEEEEYHKRNPILGLKNMAELLLAKARGSFTQGSSDDGVSLSSDASNSGSVYAKNMQAMTSMNVVGHDHNIKDDGKENKLVKEKCKSLSNKKSPKPPRPPRSPSLDAADPKLIRELAELARLKRARIKRMKALKNIKITKGTPPSSRNMLALVFIILFCIVIIFQGMPSKATPMASQGSHVPSNGLCCWFSC; the protein is encoded by the exons ATGGCTCATGGGGATAAAGATTTAAAACTTGACATTGAAAATGAACCGATCACTGGTGAAGAAGAAGAATACCATAAACGAAACCCTATTTTAGGCCTTAAAAACATGGCAGAACTGCTGCTTGCTAAGGCTAGAGGCAGTTTCACCCAAGGGTCGTCGGACGATGGAGTGTCTTTGTCTAGTGATGCTTCGAATTCAGGTAGTGTTTATGCGAAGAACATGCAGGCAATGACGAGCATGAATGTTGTGGGACATGATCATAATATCAAAGATGATGGTAAAGAGAATAAATTAGTGAAGGAGAAATGTAAAAGTTTGAGCAATAAAAAATCCCCTAAGCCTCCACGACCTCCGAGATCGCCATCATTGGATGCGGCCGACCCGAAGTTAATCCGGGAGTTAGCCGAACTTGCGAGATTAAAGCGCGCGAGGATCAAGCGGATGAAAGCCTTGAAGAATATTAAGATTACTAAGGGAACACCTCCTTCTAGTCGCAATATGCTTGCCTTGGTGTTTATCATCCTTTTCTGTATTGTCATAATCTTTCaag GAATGCCATCCAAAGCTACACCAATGGCTTCCCAAGGATCTCATGTGCCG TCTAATGGACTTTGTTGCTGGTTTAGCTGCTGA